In Chitinophaga nivalis, a single genomic region encodes these proteins:
- a CDS encoding DUF7674 family protein: MLPDSKIPQLIGLQIPGLTFPMEQFPTKGTICKVIHLFADYTGSMIRNEQLQEVRRCFTIAGVLYHNGSNVLRNAIESVFVYALSPLLHKEHSALLPAALRNLRIQHLQSIAI, encoded by the coding sequence ATGCTACCAGACTCGAAAATACCCCAGTTAATAGGTTTGCAGATTCCGGGATTAACATTTCCCATGGAGCAATTTCCTACCAAAGGAACCATCTGTAAAGTCATTCACCTGTTTGCCGATTATACCGGCAGCATGATCCGGAACGAACAATTACAGGAAGTAAGACGTTGTTTTACTATCGCCGGGGTATTATATCATAATGGCAGTAATGTGCTGCGTAATGCGATTGAAAGCGTGTTTGTATACGCTTTGTCTCCCCTCCTGCATAAGGAACATAGCGCATTGCTGCCGGCGGCACTCAGAAACTTACGTATTCAACATTTACAATCCATAGCTATTTAA
- the kdpC gene encoding potassium-transporting ATPase subunit KdpC has product MKKYLWPSIKLTLLLLVLLGGLYPLFLAGVAKMAPGKGGGVKVMQHGKVVGYENIAQKFSDDKYFQPRPSTVDYNAAGSGGSNKAAGNPDYLKTVQERIDSFLVHNPDVKKADIPAELVTASASGLDPHLTPYAAIVQVPRIAKIRGLDADKVKQLVAAQATAPVLGLFGPATVNVLKLNVALDELK; this is encoded by the coding sequence ATGAAAAAGTATCTCTGGCCTTCTATAAAATTAACCTTGTTGCTGCTGGTATTATTGGGTGGTTTATATCCCCTGTTTCTGGCAGGTGTAGCTAAAATGGCTCCCGGAAAAGGCGGTGGGGTGAAAGTGATGCAACATGGAAAAGTGGTGGGATATGAGAATATAGCACAGAAATTTTCCGATGATAAATATTTCCAGCCACGTCCGTCTACGGTAGATTACAATGCAGCTGGTTCCGGCGGCTCCAACAAAGCAGCTGGTAACCCCGACTACCTGAAAACAGTACAGGAAAGAATTGATTCCTTCCTGGTACATAATCCGGATGTGAAAAAGGCAGATATTCCAGCGGAACTGGTGACTGCTTCTGCCAGTGGTCTTGATCCACACCTGACTCCCTATGCAGCAATAGTACAGGTACCTCGTATTGCGAAAATAAGAGGCCTGGATGCCGATAAGGTAAAACAACTGGTAGCGGCACAAGCCACTGCGCCGGTACTGGGATTGTTCGGACCTGCTACCGTGAATGTTTTAAAACTGAATGTGGCATTGGATGAGTTGAAATAA
- the kdpB gene encoding potassium-transporting ATPase subunit KdpB, with protein sequence MKNDNKLFPQELVRESLKQSFVKLHPKLMIKNPVMFTVEIGTAVMLVVAMYSLFTKNTDQGSPAYNIAVFAILFLTVLFANFAEAIAEARGKAQAESLRKTREETPAKKVELVGEIFTNEVKIVSSASLRKGDIFVCDPGDIIPADGEIVQGLASIDESAITGESAPVIREAGGDKSSVVGGTKVLSDHIKVRVSTEPGESFLDKMIALVEGASRQKTPNEIALTILLASFTLIFIIVCVTLKPFADYAQTPITIAAFISLFVCLIPTTIGGLLSAIGIAGMDRALRANVITKSGKAVETAGDIDVLLLDKTGTITIGNRKATNFYATNGVDREAFIRLCALSSLADETPEGKSIVELAGKDIVSQLSTNGATLVKFTAETRSSGIDTPDGSRIRKGAYDAIKRLTEKEGFQFPQETLAKVEAISNDGGTPLVVALNSKVQGVIELQDIIKPGISERFDRLRKMGVKTVMVTGDNPLTAKYIANKAGVDDFIAEAKPEDKMTYIRKEQNEGRLVAMMGDGTNDAPALAQADVGVAMNSGTQAAKEAGNMVDLDNDPTKLIEIVEIGKQLLMTRGTLTTFSIANDVAKYFAIVPALFVASIPALQSINIMKLHSPESAILSAVIFNAIIIPMLIPLALRGVAYKPIGASALLRRNLFIYGLGGIVAPFIGIKLIDMLIALFL encoded by the coding sequence ATGAAGAATGATAATAAATTGTTTCCGCAGGAGCTGGTGAGGGAAAGCCTGAAACAATCCTTCGTGAAACTGCATCCGAAACTGATGATCAAAAACCCGGTAATGTTTACCGTGGAAATAGGCACTGCTGTTATGCTGGTAGTAGCCATGTATTCTCTCTTTACCAAAAATACAGATCAGGGCAGCCCGGCTTATAATATAGCCGTATTTGCAATCCTCTTCCTCACCGTATTGTTTGCCAACTTTGCAGAAGCAATTGCAGAAGCACGTGGTAAAGCGCAGGCAGAGAGCTTACGTAAAACAAGAGAAGAAACCCCTGCCAAAAAAGTAGAGCTGGTAGGTGAAATCTTCACCAATGAAGTGAAAATAGTTTCTTCTGCTTCCCTGCGGAAAGGTGATATTTTCGTATGTGATCCGGGAGATATTATTCCGGCAGACGGAGAAATCGTGCAAGGCCTGGCCAGTATCGACGAATCAGCTATCACCGGTGAAAGTGCACCGGTGATCCGCGAAGCGGGCGGCGATAAATCGAGTGTGGTAGGCGGTACCAAAGTATTGTCTGATCATATCAAAGTACGGGTAAGTACAGAGCCGGGTGAATCTTTCCTCGACAAAATGATTGCCCTGGTAGAAGGCGCCAGCCGCCAGAAAACGCCGAATGAAATTGCATTGACCATTCTGCTGGCCAGCTTTACCCTCATCTTTATCATTGTGTGCGTAACGCTGAAACCTTTTGCAGACTATGCACAGACACCTATTACCATTGCGGCCTTCATCTCTTTGTTTGTATGTCTGATACCTACTACCATCGGTGGTTTGTTGTCTGCCATCGGGATTGCCGGTATGGACCGTGCACTGCGGGCCAATGTGATTACCAAATCGGGTAAAGCAGTGGAAACAGCCGGTGATATTGATGTGCTGTTACTGGATAAAACCGGTACCATCACCATCGGTAACCGTAAAGCCACCAACTTCTATGCGACCAATGGTGTAGACAGGGAAGCCTTTATCCGCCTTTGTGCCCTCAGCTCTCTGGCGGATGAAACACCGGAAGGGAAGTCGATTGTAGAACTGGCCGGTAAAGATATCGTCAGCCAGTTATCTACCAACGGTGCTACACTTGTGAAATTTACTGCCGAAACGCGTAGCAGCGGTATCGATACACCCGATGGCAGCCGTATCCGTAAAGGGGCCTACGATGCAATCAAACGATTGACAGAAAAAGAAGGATTTCAATTCCCGCAGGAAACGCTGGCAAAAGTAGAAGCTATTTCCAATGATGGCGGTACGCCACTGGTAGTAGCCCTCAACAGCAAAGTACAGGGCGTAATTGAACTGCAGGATATTATCAAACCCGGTATCAGCGAACGTTTCGACCGTCTGCGTAAAATGGGCGTGAAAACCGTTATGGTGACCGGTGATAACCCGCTCACGGCTAAATACATTGCCAACAAAGCCGGTGTGGATGATTTTATTGCGGAAGCCAAGCCGGAAGATAAGATGACCTACATCCGCAAAGAACAAAACGAAGGCAGACTGGTAGCCATGATGGGTGATGGTACCAACGACGCCCCTGCCCTTGCACAGGCTGATGTAGGCGTAGCCATGAACAGCGGTACACAGGCGGCAAAAGAAGCCGGCAACATGGTGGACCTGGACAATGATCCTACCAAACTGATTGAAATCGTGGAGATCGGAAAACAGTTGCTCATGACCCGTGGTACACTGACCACCTTCTCCATCGCGAATGATGTGGCCAAGTATTTTGCTATCGTACCTGCTTTGTTTGTGGCTTCTATTCCGGCTTTACAAAGCATCAACATCATGAAGCTGCATAGCCCGGAATCTGCGATCCTAAGTGCGGTGATATTCAACGCCATCATTATCCCGATGCTGATTCCGCTGGCATTACGCGGTGTAGCCTACAAGCCGATCGGCGCCAGTGCCCTGCTGCGCAGAAACCTGTTCATCTATGGCCTGGGTGGTATTGTGGCGCCTTTTATTGGTATCAAGCTGATTGATATGCTGATCGCGCTTTTCCTGTAA
- the kdpA gene encoding potassium-transporting ATPase subunit KdpA — MTTELLGVIATYGLTLLLAWPLARYIVKVFRGERTWSDFMAPLERLFFKISGINPREEMNWKQHLKALLTINMVWFVYAFFALMFQDKLPLNPDGNPGQSADLAFNTAISFVVNCNLQHYSGETGVTYFTQLFVLAFLQFVSAATGIAALIVVFKAMKEKTTTQLGNFWEIFLKTITRILLPIAIVIGIIFVFNGMPASFEGKDTIVTMQGDTVNVSRGPAAGFVAIKHLGTNGGGFFGANSAHPLENTNYVTWMTEMVAQVLIPIAVVFALGMFINRRKFAMVMFGIMTIGMLCLLIPSMNWEMNGNPAIAHMGIQQATGSMEGKEVRFGAAATGYWSTVTTIISTGSVCGWHDSTMPMTGMMQLLGMMLNCFYGGCGVGILNYYIFIIIAVFISGLMVGRTPEFMGHKLEAREVKIAAFITLLSPFLILAGTALSSWVLSHHPDMNWAVKPSAWLNNPGYHGFSEMLYEYTSANANNGSGFEGLGDGNIFWNVSTGFVLILGRFLPIIGPVAIAGLMASKKYVPESAGTLKTDSITFGAMTFAVIIILTALSYFPALALGPIAEYFSL, encoded by the coding sequence ATGACAACAGAACTTTTGGGCGTTATAGCCACCTATGGACTAACGCTGCTACTGGCCTGGCCACTGGCGAGATACATTGTAAAAGTATTCAGGGGAGAGCGTACCTGGTCTGATTTTATGGCGCCGCTGGAACGCCTCTTCTTTAAAATATCCGGTATCAATCCCCGCGAGGAGATGAACTGGAAACAGCACCTGAAAGCATTGCTCACCATCAACATGGTATGGTTTGTATATGCTTTTTTTGCCCTGATGTTTCAGGATAAACTTCCCCTGAATCCGGATGGCAACCCGGGCCAGTCTGCTGATCTGGCTTTTAATACGGCCATCAGCTTTGTCGTAAACTGTAACCTGCAGCACTACTCCGGCGAAACCGGTGTGACTTATTTTACCCAGCTCTTTGTACTGGCCTTCCTGCAGTTTGTAAGTGCCGCTACCGGTATTGCCGCACTCATCGTAGTGTTTAAGGCAATGAAAGAGAAAACAACTACCCAGCTGGGTAACTTCTGGGAGATTTTCCTGAAAACCATTACCCGTATTCTGTTGCCGATTGCGATTGTGATCGGGATCATATTCGTGTTCAATGGTATGCCAGCCAGCTTTGAAGGAAAAGATACGATTGTAACCATGCAGGGTGATACCGTAAATGTTTCCCGTGGCCCTGCTGCCGGCTTCGTAGCCATCAAACACCTGGGTACCAACGGTGGTGGCTTCTTTGGCGCCAACTCCGCTCACCCGCTGGAAAATACCAACTATGTTACCTGGATGACCGAAATGGTAGCACAGGTACTGATTCCTATCGCGGTTGTATTTGCATTGGGTATGTTTATCAACCGCAGAAAATTTGCGATGGTGATGTTTGGTATTATGACCATCGGGATGTTATGTCTGCTGATTCCGTCTATGAACTGGGAAATGAATGGTAACCCGGCTATTGCCCACATGGGTATTCAGCAGGCTACCGGCTCCATGGAAGGGAAGGAAGTACGGTTTGGTGCAGCGGCTACCGGTTATTGGAGTACTGTTACCACCATTATCTCCACCGGTTCTGTATGTGGCTGGCACGACAGTACCATGCCGATGACCGGTATGATGCAACTCCTGGGTATGATGCTGAACTGTTTCTACGGTGGTTGCGGTGTAGGTATCCTTAACTATTACATCTTCATTATTATAGCCGTATTCATCTCCGGCCTGATGGTAGGTCGTACGCCTGAATTTATGGGGCATAAGCTGGAAGCCCGGGAAGTAAAGATCGCGGCCTTTATTACGCTGCTGTCGCCCTTCCTGATCCTGGCAGGTACCGCCCTGTCATCCTGGGTACTGTCGCACCATCCGGATATGAACTGGGCAGTAAAGCCTTCTGCATGGCTCAATAACCCGGGATATCACGGATTTTCCGAAATGCTGTATGAATATACTTCTGCCAACGCGAACAACGGTTCCGGTTTTGAAGGGCTGGGAGATGGTAACATATTCTGGAACGTATCCACCGGCTTTGTGCTGATCCTGGGCAGGTTCCTGCCTATTATAGGACCCGTTGCCATAGCTGGTCTGATGGCGTCTAAAAAATATGTACCTGAATCTGCCGGTACCTTAAAAACAGACTCCATCACCTTTGGCGCCATGACATTTGCCGTGATCATTATTCTGACTGCACTGTCTTATTTCCCGGCGCTGGCATTAGGCCCGATCGCAGAGTATTTTTCCCTGTAA
- a CDS encoding porin produces the protein MKKILLLAGALAAAITMLAQDVPTKEKEKGKLTVSGYAEAYYSYDLNKPENHLKPGFLYNFNRHNELNLNLGLVKAAYTSDRVRANVGLMAGTYAQYNMAAEPELLRHVYEANVGVRVGKNVWIDAGIMPSHIGFESAIGKDCPTLTRSLMAENSPYYETGAKVTWTPNEKWTFAAMYLNGWQRIKRVDGNQTPNFGTQITYKPNAKILLNWSTYIGNDMPDSVRQMRYFNNVYGTFGITDKFSLTAGLDYGLQQKTKGKGDLYNWYSPIVIARYAFTNKFAMAGRAEYFNDQDGVVIATGTANGFQTTGFSLNLDFTPVDNMMFRVEGRMFDGKDKTFMKGTELKNTHTAITASMAVWF, from the coding sequence ATGAAGAAAATTTTATTGCTCGCCGGTGCGCTGGCAGCTGCTATTACTATGCTTGCACAGGATGTGCCCACCAAAGAAAAAGAGAAGGGGAAATTAACTGTTTCCGGATATGCGGAGGCCTATTACAGTTATGATCTGAACAAGCCGGAGAATCACCTGAAACCAGGATTTCTATACAACTTCAATCGCCACAATGAGCTGAACCTGAACCTGGGTCTGGTTAAAGCGGCCTATACTTCCGACCGGGTACGGGCCAACGTAGGCCTGATGGCCGGCACCTATGCCCAATACAATATGGCGGCAGAACCGGAACTGCTGCGACATGTTTATGAAGCCAACGTAGGTGTACGGGTAGGCAAAAATGTATGGATCGATGCGGGTATTATGCCTTCTCATATCGGTTTTGAAAGCGCTATCGGTAAAGACTGTCCTACGCTGACCCGCAGCCTGATGGCAGAAAATTCTCCTTATTACGAAACCGGTGCCAAAGTAACCTGGACGCCTAATGAGAAATGGACATTTGCGGCCATGTACCTCAACGGCTGGCAACGGATTAAAAGAGTGGATGGTAACCAGACACCTAATTTCGGTACCCAGATCACCTATAAACCCAATGCAAAAATACTGCTGAACTGGAGCACCTATATTGGTAATGATATGCCGGACAGCGTGCGCCAGATGCGTTATTTTAACAATGTTTACGGTACCTTTGGTATTACAGATAAATTCAGCCTCACAGCAGGATTGGATTATGGTCTGCAACAAAAAACAAAAGGTAAAGGCGACCTGTATAACTGGTACAGCCCGATCGTTATTGCCCGTTATGCCTTCACGAATAAATTTGCGATGGCAGGCCGCGCAGAATATTTTAACGATCAGGATGGTGTAGTGATTGCAACCGGTACTGCCAATGGTTTCCAGACAACAGGATTTTCGCTGAACCTGGATTTTACACCGGTAGACAATATGATGTTCAGGGTAGAAGGAAGGATGTTTGACGGGAAAGACAAAACATTTATGAAGGGAACGGAATTAAAAAATACCCATACCGCAATTACTGCATCTATGGCAGTATGGTTCTAA
- a CDS encoding DEAD/DEAH box helicase, which produces MSLPHLLKYVYNNGTDEVIRRGKRIFSAGGVELIEADPVLKSATFRVKSDTHANYYRVSINKYGETTGMSIRCQCPYNLGDICRHEAAALFQLQEMLDKNHFESFDTQFDQQHTLIKMKSIDLKTIKLLTSGMIFSKAEEIAKKHTAKVKQAKDEKVEAVLKLEGKEYPLIIQRNEERFFDTHCTCDETEHALCVHKTALFLQLLHEHGAFYFDSLRNWDKEKNKLLSLYGYSLSDDLNGKFAFSYMDGKPFLRVLDPSIKRVDGATAGRQPVTAPPPPEETITVTQRLAAVFNANESLYPYFKIDLVSGEVNEEQNAFVSLASKLDLTKYIDFYQYKEKDRELIAPIRKLQGAEVSKYLSKNSPFAGIWENITHENAEELPTETKELMLEYLHPKLAKIFPQLAEHGLVFTLPNRQPFKTKQLQLLQIGAERLKLIIKTTTGNTHVDINCYVSIEGEEVNVSQNEWESPLLFLYQQVLYLFESPQDALHVELFRQNGKLRIPNKEWPVYLKDYLLPLSRQYDIAFDKGLLAEVDDIIPENRVYLKELGETFIIQPGFAYRGQEVEWNEESRITVQEGNKVLIIHRNKAAEEEFVNKLRTLHTNFAQHDNHNYFYLRAKEALKNNWFFLFFDALKEMDVRIFGFESLRNFKFSSHKPVTNLQISSGIDWFDAQIEVLYGDQKVSIKDIKHALANKQNYVQLADGSLGLLPEEWLRKYSLLFKVGEEKEKGLKLSKYNFSVIDELYEFIDDEAVVLELEQKRRKLLQFDEIRNIALPHNLQATLRPYQESGFQWLNYLDDIKWGGILADDMGLGKTIQALTFIQYYKNKNEGKCMALVVCPTTLIYNWENEIRKFTPDIRHHIHHGPARLKNSEELAKFDAIVTTYGTLRSDIQLLMKLEFDYVILDESQAIKNPQSKVTKAAQLLNTKNRLALSGTPMQNNTFDIYAQMNFLNPGMLGSVDFFRNEFATPIDKFQDEERKEHLRKLIYPFILRRTKEQVAKDLPDKIETVIFCEMDAEQRHIYDAYRNTYRSKILGVIEDQGMERSQLTILQGLMKLRQICDSPAILNDTEQYPNHSVKLHELTREIAENIGHHKVLVFSQFLGMLGLIRDRLQHMKIPYEYFDGSTSTMDREKAIQNFQNNDECRVFLISLKAGGVGLNLTAADYVYIVDPWWNPAVEQQAIDRTHRIGQTKNIFAYRMICKDTVEEKILQLQERKKSLVKEIISDDSGFVKKLTKEDVLYLFS; this is translated from the coding sequence ATGTCGCTACCCCATTTGCTAAAATATGTTTACAACAACGGCACTGATGAAGTGATCCGCAGGGGGAAGCGTATATTTTCTGCCGGGGGTGTTGAACTCATTGAGGCAGACCCGGTACTGAAATCAGCTACCTTCCGCGTAAAGAGCGACACACATGCCAATTATTACCGTGTTTCCATCAATAAGTATGGAGAAACTACGGGCATGTCTATCCGCTGCCAGTGTCCTTACAACCTGGGAGATATTTGCAGACATGAGGCTGCCGCATTGTTTCAGCTGCAGGAGATGCTGGATAAGAACCATTTTGAGAGCTTTGATACACAGTTTGATCAGCAGCACACGCTGATTAAAATGAAATCTATTGACCTTAAAACCATAAAGCTGCTTACTTCCGGTATGATCTTTTCCAAAGCGGAAGAGATAGCCAAAAAACATACGGCCAAGGTAAAACAGGCAAAAGACGAAAAAGTAGAAGCTGTCCTGAAGCTGGAAGGCAAAGAATATCCCCTCATTATTCAACGCAATGAGGAACGTTTTTTTGATACCCATTGCACCTGTGATGAAACAGAACATGCGCTTTGTGTACATAAAACCGCTCTTTTTCTGCAGCTCCTGCATGAACACGGCGCTTTCTATTTCGATTCACTGCGTAACTGGGATAAAGAGAAAAACAAACTCCTCTCCCTGTATGGTTACTCGCTTTCCGATGATCTGAACGGAAAATTTGCCTTTTCCTATATGGATGGTAAACCTTTCCTGCGGGTACTGGATCCTTCGATCAAACGCGTGGATGGCGCTACTGCCGGCCGTCAGCCGGTGACTGCCCCGCCTCCGCCGGAAGAAACCATTACGGTTACCCAGCGACTGGCCGCCGTTTTTAACGCCAATGAATCGCTGTACCCTTATTTCAAAATCGACCTGGTAAGCGGAGAAGTGAATGAAGAGCAAAATGCCTTTGTATCACTGGCCAGCAAACTGGATCTGACTAAATACATCGATTTTTATCAGTATAAAGAGAAAGACCGGGAACTGATAGCGCCTATACGAAAATTACAAGGCGCCGAAGTGAGTAAATACCTCAGTAAAAACTCACCGTTCGCGGGCATCTGGGAGAATATCACGCATGAAAATGCGGAAGAACTGCCAACGGAAACGAAGGAACTCATGCTGGAGTACCTGCATCCCAAGCTGGCCAAGATTTTCCCGCAGCTGGCCGAACACGGATTGGTATTTACCCTGCCCAACCGGCAACCGTTCAAAACCAAACAACTGCAGTTGCTGCAGATTGGTGCGGAACGCTTGAAACTGATTATTAAAACCACTACCGGCAATACCCATGTGGACATTAACTGCTATGTTTCCATCGAAGGAGAAGAAGTAAATGTATCGCAGAATGAATGGGAAAGCCCGTTATTGTTCCTGTATCAGCAGGTGCTTTATTTGTTTGAAAGTCCGCAGGATGCCCTGCATGTGGAACTGTTCAGGCAAAACGGAAAACTGCGTATCCCCAACAAGGAATGGCCGGTATACCTGAAAGATTATTTACTGCCTTTAAGCAGGCAATACGATATCGCCTTTGATAAAGGGCTGCTGGCGGAAGTAGATGACATTATTCCGGAAAACAGGGTATACCTGAAAGAACTGGGAGAAACCTTCATCATACAGCCAGGATTTGCTTACCGTGGTCAGGAAGTAGAATGGAATGAAGAAAGCAGGATCACGGTACAGGAAGGGAATAAAGTGCTGATCATCCACAGAAATAAAGCAGCAGAAGAGGAGTTTGTCAATAAACTCCGTACCCTGCACACGAATTTCGCGCAGCACGATAACCACAACTATTTTTATCTGCGCGCCAAGGAAGCTTTGAAGAACAACTGGTTCTTCCTCTTCTTTGATGCCCTGAAAGAAATGGATGTGCGGATCTTCGGCTTTGAATCGCTGCGCAACTTCAAGTTCAGCTCTCACAAGCCGGTGACCAACCTGCAGATCAGCTCCGGTATCGATTGGTTTGATGCCCAGATAGAAGTGTTGTATGGCGATCAGAAGGTAAGCATCAAGGATATCAAACACGCGCTGGCCAATAAACAGAACTACGTGCAACTGGCAGATGGCTCTCTGGGCCTGCTGCCGGAAGAATGGCTGCGTAAATATTCCCTGCTGTTTAAAGTAGGTGAAGAAAAAGAAAAAGGGCTGAAACTCAGCAAATACAACTTCAGCGTTATCGATGAATTATATGAATTTATTGATGATGAAGCAGTCGTACTGGAGCTGGAACAAAAGCGCCGGAAATTGCTGCAGTTTGATGAGATCCGGAACATTGCCCTGCCACATAACCTGCAGGCAACCCTGCGTCCTTATCAGGAAAGTGGTTTCCAGTGGCTGAACTACCTCGATGATATCAAATGGGGTGGTATCCTGGCAGATGATATGGGTTTGGGTAAAACCATCCAGGCGCTCACTTTCATACAGTATTATAAAAACAAGAATGAAGGAAAATGTATGGCGCTCGTTGTGTGCCCTACTACCCTGATCTATAACTGGGAAAATGAGATCCGCAAGTTTACACCGGATATCAGACACCATATTCATCATGGGCCGGCCCGTCTGAAAAACTCAGAAGAGCTGGCGAAATTTGATGCCATCGTTACCACCTACGGCACCTTGCGCAGCGACATCCAGTTGCTGATGAAGCTGGAGTTTGACTATGTGATCCTGGATGAATCCCAGGCCATTAAAAACCCGCAATCCAAGGTAACGAAAGCTGCACAGCTGCTGAATACCAAAAACAGGCTGGCACTGAGTGGTACGCCCATGCAGAACAATACTTTTGATATTTATGCGCAGATGAACTTCCTGAATCCGGGAATGTTGGGTAGCGTGGACTTTTTCAGAAATGAATTTGCCACCCCTATCGATAAATTCCAGGATGAAGAAAGAAAAGAACACCTGCGTAAACTGATCTATCCGTTTATCCTGCGCCGTACCAAAGAACAGGTGGCCAAAGATTTACCGGATAAAATAGAAACCGTTATCTTCTGTGAGATGGATGCGGAACAGCGGCATATTTATGATGCCTACCGTAATACCTATCGCTCCAAGATCCTGGGTGTTATTGAAGATCAGGGTATGGAGCGCTCTCAGCTCACTATCTTGCAGGGCCTCATGAAGCTGCGCCAGATCTGCGATTCTCCGGCGATACTCAATGATACGGAACAATACCCCAATCATTCTGTAAAGCTGCATGAACTCACCCGTGAAATTGCGGAAAACATCGGCCACCATAAGGTGCTGGTATTCTCCCAGTTCCTGGGCATGCTGGGATTGATTCGTGATCGCCTGCAACACATGAAGATTCCGTATGAATATTTTGATGGCAGCACTTCCACGATGGACCGTGAAAAAGCCATTCAGAATTTCCAGAATAATGATGAGTGCCGGGTATTCCTGATTTCATTGAAAGCAGGGGGCGTCGGCTTGAACCTCACCGCTGCAGATTATGTATACATTGTAGATCCATGGTGGAATCCGGCGGTAGAACAACAGGCGATTGACCGTACACACCGTATCGGACAAACGAAGAATATCTTCGCATACCGGATGATCTGTAAAGATACTGTGGAAGAAAAAATTCTGCAGTTGCAGGAAAGAAAGAAATCACTGGTGAAAGAAATCATTTCCGATGACAGTGGCTTTGTGAAGAAGCTGACAAAAGAAGATGTATTGTATCTCTTTAGTTAG
- a CDS encoding sensor protein KdpD, with product MTDKEQSVQHFLDLANRAGRGKFKIYIGMSAGVGKTYRMLQEMQAMVRNGINIQIGYIETHGRAETHALLAGLPAIPRKQVFYKGKMLEEMDLTTILLLSPHWVVVDELAHSNIPGSKNEKRWQDVVDLLNAGINVISAINIQHIESINQEVKAITGVEVQERVPDSILQLADEVVNIDLTADELITRLKEGKIYDQSKVDMALRNFFQADKILQLRELALKEVATQVERKVEIEVPRSQQMRHESFLACISTNDEVARKVIRKTARLAAYYHADWYVLYVQTPRESADKIALAAQRHLINNLKLATELGAEVIQEHHVKISEAIINTAMQKQVTTICMGKPHISLFRIILRTNLFNQLLKTLSTNDIDLIILS from the coding sequence ATGACAGATAAAGAACAATCGGTACAACATTTTCTTGACCTGGCCAACCGCGCCGGCAGAGGGAAGTTTAAGATCTATATCGGCATGAGTGCCGGCGTAGGCAAAACTTACCGGATGTTGCAGGAAATGCAGGCCATGGTCAGAAATGGTATTAATATTCAGATTGGCTACATTGAAACACATGGGCGTGCGGAAACGCACGCCCTGTTAGCTGGTTTACCCGCCATTCCCCGGAAGCAGGTTTTCTACAAAGGAAAAATGCTGGAGGAAATGGACCTTACCACCATCTTGCTGCTAAGCCCGCATTGGGTAGTGGTAGATGAACTGGCGCACAGCAATATCCCCGGTTCTAAAAATGAAAAACGCTGGCAGGATGTGGTAGACCTGTTGAATGCCGGCATCAACGTTATCTCCGCGATCAATATTCAGCATATTGAAAGCATTAACCAGGAGGTAAAAGCCATTACCGGCGTAGAAGTACAGGAACGTGTACCCGACAGTATCCTGCAACTGGCGGATGAAGTCGTGAATATAGACCTTACGGCAGATGAACTGATTACCCGGCTGAAAGAAGGAAAGATCTATGATCAATCCAAGGTGGATATGGCCCTCCGCAATTTTTTTCAGGCAGATAAAATCCTGCAGTTACGGGAGCTGGCGCTGAAAGAAGTAGCTACGCAGGTAGAACGAAAAGTGGAAATAGAAGTGCCTCGTAGTCAGCAGATGCGGCACGAGAGCTTTCTGGCTTGTATTTCTACCAATGATGAGGTAGCGCGGAAAGTGATCCGCAAAACCGCCCGGCTGGCCGCCTATTATCATGCAGACTGGTATGTACTGTATGTACAAACGCCGCGGGAAAGTGCAGATAAAATTGCACTGGCTGCACAACGGCATCTGATCAACAACCTGAAACTGGCAACAGAACTGGGGGCAGAAGTCATACAGGAACATCATGTGAAAATATCGGAAGCTATTATTAACACCGCCATGCAAAAACAGGTAACCACCATTTGTATGGGAAAACCACATATCAGTTTATTCCGGATCATTTTGCGTACGAATCTGTTTAACCAGTTACTGAAAACACTTTCTACCAACGATATAGACCTCATTATATTATCATGA
- a CDS encoding potassium-transporting ATPase subunit F: MTALFVLSILVFGYMIYVLLKPEKF, encoded by the coding sequence ATGACCGCATTATTTGTGCTATCAATCCTGGTGTTCGGCTACATGATTTATGTGCTGCTGAAACCGGAAAAATTCTGA